A genomic segment from Gossypium hirsutum isolate 1008001.06 chromosome D04, Gossypium_hirsutum_v2.1, whole genome shotgun sequence encodes:
- the LOC107942600 gene encoding phosphoglucan phosphatase DSP4, amyloplastic isoform X1, with amino-acid sequence MNCLQNLPSFRSYALPFQGFKCNPRKLLSCSLNMMVHFQGGMNSSNVPRSMVVKAIPGSTSSEKTSNSDSEGKKSETYSHDMTEAMGAVLTYRHELGMNYNFIRPDLIVGSCLQTPEDVDKLRKIGVKTIFCLQQDPDLEYFGVDIGAIQDYAKKCGDIEHIRAQIRDFDAFDLRMRLPAVVSMLHKAVNRNGGVTYIHCTAGLGRAPAVALAYMFWVQGYKLSEAHRELLSKRSCFPKLEAIKSATADILTDLKKELVTLSWEDRKCSTVEVSGLDIGWGQRMPLKFDEENGSWTLQRELPEGRYEYKYIVDGEWTYNEFELVTTPNKDGHVNNFLHVVNSDPNSANGEARKRLTSDDPDLTKEERIKIRRFLES; translated from the exons ATGAATTGTCTTCAGAATCTTCCGAG TTTCAGATCCTATGCCTTGCCATTTCAAGGTTTCAAGTGCAATCCAAGAAAACTACTTTCTTGTTCCCTTAATATGATGGTACATTTCCAG GGCGGGATGAACTCGAGTAATGTACCGCGGAGTATGGTAGTTAAG GCAATTCCTGGTTCCACATCAAGTGAAAAAACGAGTAACTCTGACTCAGAGGGGAAAAAATCTGAGACATATAGTCATGATATGACAGAAGCTATGGGCGCTG TTTTGACTTATAGGCATGAATTGGGAATGAACTACAACTTTATCCGTCCAGACCTAATTGTAGGCTCATGTCTGCAG ACTCCTGAAGACGTTGACAAGTTACGTAAGATCGGAGTTAAAACGATATTTTGCTTGCAGCAAGACCCAGATTTGGA ATATTTTGGGGTTGATATTGGCGCCATTCAAGATTATGCCAAGAAATGTGGTGATATTGAACACATACGTGCTCAAATAAG GGACTTCGATGCATTTGATTTACGGATGAGGCTTCCGGCTGTGGTTAGTATGTTGCATAAGGCCGTAAATCGGAATGGAGGTGTAACATATATCCATTGTACCGCTGGACTTGGAAGAGCTCCTGCTGTTGCG TTGGCATATATGTTCTGGGTTCAAGGCTATAAACTTAGCGAAGCTCACAGAGAACTGCTG AGCAAACGCTCATGCTTCCCTAAATTGGAGGCCATCAAAAGTGCTACTGCTGATATT CTCACGGATCTCAAGAAGGAGCTTGTCACTTTGTCATGGGAAGACAGAAAGTGCTCTACAGTGGAAGTTTCTGGACTTGATATAGGTTGGGGCCAG AGAATGCCTTTGAAGTTTGACGAAGAGAATGGTTCATGGACTCTTCAGAGAGAACTTCCG GAAGGACGCTATGAGTACAAATATATAGTTGATGGTGAATGGACCTACAATGAGTTTGAACTGGTAACAACCCCTAACAAAGATGGCCATGTCAACAATTTTCTTCAT GTTGTGAACAGTGACCCAAACAGCGCAAATGGAGAAGCTCGGAAGAGGCTGACTAGTGACGATCCTGATCTTACGAAAGAAGAACGGATTAAGATTAGACGGTTTCTGGAGTCCTAA
- the LOC107942600 gene encoding phosphoglucan phosphatase DSP4, amyloplastic isoform X2, giving the protein MNCLQNLPRSYALPFQGFKCNPRKLLSCSLNMMVHFQGGMNSSNVPRSMVVKAIPGSTSSEKTSNSDSEGKKSETYSHDMTEAMGAVLTYRHELGMNYNFIRPDLIVGSCLQTPEDVDKLRKIGVKTIFCLQQDPDLEYFGVDIGAIQDYAKKCGDIEHIRAQIRDFDAFDLRMRLPAVVSMLHKAVNRNGGVTYIHCTAGLGRAPAVALAYMFWVQGYKLSEAHRELLSKRSCFPKLEAIKSATADILTDLKKELVTLSWEDRKCSTVEVSGLDIGWGQRMPLKFDEENGSWTLQRELPEGRYEYKYIVDGEWTYNEFELVTTPNKDGHVNNFLHVVNSDPNSANGEARKRLTSDDPDLTKEERIKIRRFLES; this is encoded by the exons ATGAATTGTCTTCAGAATCTTCCGAG ATCCTATGCCTTGCCATTTCAAGGTTTCAAGTGCAATCCAAGAAAACTACTTTCTTGTTCCCTTAATATGATGGTACATTTCCAG GGCGGGATGAACTCGAGTAATGTACCGCGGAGTATGGTAGTTAAG GCAATTCCTGGTTCCACATCAAGTGAAAAAACGAGTAACTCTGACTCAGAGGGGAAAAAATCTGAGACATATAGTCATGATATGACAGAAGCTATGGGCGCTG TTTTGACTTATAGGCATGAATTGGGAATGAACTACAACTTTATCCGTCCAGACCTAATTGTAGGCTCATGTCTGCAG ACTCCTGAAGACGTTGACAAGTTACGTAAGATCGGAGTTAAAACGATATTTTGCTTGCAGCAAGACCCAGATTTGGA ATATTTTGGGGTTGATATTGGCGCCATTCAAGATTATGCCAAGAAATGTGGTGATATTGAACACATACGTGCTCAAATAAG GGACTTCGATGCATTTGATTTACGGATGAGGCTTCCGGCTGTGGTTAGTATGTTGCATAAGGCCGTAAATCGGAATGGAGGTGTAACATATATCCATTGTACCGCTGGACTTGGAAGAGCTCCTGCTGTTGCG TTGGCATATATGTTCTGGGTTCAAGGCTATAAACTTAGCGAAGCTCACAGAGAACTGCTG AGCAAACGCTCATGCTTCCCTAAATTGGAGGCCATCAAAAGTGCTACTGCTGATATT CTCACGGATCTCAAGAAGGAGCTTGTCACTTTGTCATGGGAAGACAGAAAGTGCTCTACAGTGGAAGTTTCTGGACTTGATATAGGTTGGGGCCAG AGAATGCCTTTGAAGTTTGACGAAGAGAATGGTTCATGGACTCTTCAGAGAGAACTTCCG GAAGGACGCTATGAGTACAAATATATAGTTGATGGTGAATGGACCTACAATGAGTTTGAACTGGTAACAACCCCTAACAAAGATGGCCATGTCAACAATTTTCTTCAT GTTGTGAACAGTGACCCAAACAGCGCAAATGGAGAAGCTCGGAAGAGGCTGACTAGTGACGATCCTGATCTTACGAAAGAAGAACGGATTAAGATTAGACGGTTTCTGGAGTCCTAA
- the LOC107942600 gene encoding phosphoglucan phosphatase DSP4, amyloplastic isoform X3, with the protein MNCLQNLPSFRSYALPFQGFKCNPRKLLSCSLNMMGGMNSSNVPRSMVVKAIPGSTSSEKTSNSDSEGKKSETYSHDMTEAMGAVLTYRHELGMNYNFIRPDLIVGSCLQTPEDVDKLRKIGVKTIFCLQQDPDLEYFGVDIGAIQDYAKKCGDIEHIRAQIRDFDAFDLRMRLPAVVSMLHKAVNRNGGVTYIHCTAGLGRAPAVALAYMFWVQGYKLSEAHRELLSKRSCFPKLEAIKSATADILTDLKKELVTLSWEDRKCSTVEVSGLDIGWGQRMPLKFDEENGSWTLQRELPEGRYEYKYIVDGEWTYNEFELVTTPNKDGHVNNFLHVVNSDPNSANGEARKRLTSDDPDLTKEERIKIRRFLES; encoded by the exons ATGAATTGTCTTCAGAATCTTCCGAG TTTCAGATCCTATGCCTTGCCATTTCAAGGTTTCAAGTGCAATCCAAGAAAACTACTTTCTTGTTCCCTTAATATGATG GGCGGGATGAACTCGAGTAATGTACCGCGGAGTATGGTAGTTAAG GCAATTCCTGGTTCCACATCAAGTGAAAAAACGAGTAACTCTGACTCAGAGGGGAAAAAATCTGAGACATATAGTCATGATATGACAGAAGCTATGGGCGCTG TTTTGACTTATAGGCATGAATTGGGAATGAACTACAACTTTATCCGTCCAGACCTAATTGTAGGCTCATGTCTGCAG ACTCCTGAAGACGTTGACAAGTTACGTAAGATCGGAGTTAAAACGATATTTTGCTTGCAGCAAGACCCAGATTTGGA ATATTTTGGGGTTGATATTGGCGCCATTCAAGATTATGCCAAGAAATGTGGTGATATTGAACACATACGTGCTCAAATAAG GGACTTCGATGCATTTGATTTACGGATGAGGCTTCCGGCTGTGGTTAGTATGTTGCATAAGGCCGTAAATCGGAATGGAGGTGTAACATATATCCATTGTACCGCTGGACTTGGAAGAGCTCCTGCTGTTGCG TTGGCATATATGTTCTGGGTTCAAGGCTATAAACTTAGCGAAGCTCACAGAGAACTGCTG AGCAAACGCTCATGCTTCCCTAAATTGGAGGCCATCAAAAGTGCTACTGCTGATATT CTCACGGATCTCAAGAAGGAGCTTGTCACTTTGTCATGGGAAGACAGAAAGTGCTCTACAGTGGAAGTTTCTGGACTTGATATAGGTTGGGGCCAG AGAATGCCTTTGAAGTTTGACGAAGAGAATGGTTCATGGACTCTTCAGAGAGAACTTCCG GAAGGACGCTATGAGTACAAATATATAGTTGATGGTGAATGGACCTACAATGAGTTTGAACTGGTAACAACCCCTAACAAAGATGGCCATGTCAACAATTTTCTTCAT GTTGTGAACAGTGACCCAAACAGCGCAAATGGAGAAGCTCGGAAGAGGCTGACTAGTGACGATCCTGATCTTACGAAAGAAGAACGGATTAAGATTAGACGGTTTCTGGAGTCCTAA
- the LOC107942600 gene encoding phosphoglucan phosphatase DSP4, amyloplastic isoform X4 translates to MNCLQNLPRSYALPFQGFKCNPRKLLSCSLNMMGGMNSSNVPRSMVVKAIPGSTSSEKTSNSDSEGKKSETYSHDMTEAMGAVLTYRHELGMNYNFIRPDLIVGSCLQTPEDVDKLRKIGVKTIFCLQQDPDLEYFGVDIGAIQDYAKKCGDIEHIRAQIRDFDAFDLRMRLPAVVSMLHKAVNRNGGVTYIHCTAGLGRAPAVALAYMFWVQGYKLSEAHRELLSKRSCFPKLEAIKSATADILTDLKKELVTLSWEDRKCSTVEVSGLDIGWGQRMPLKFDEENGSWTLQRELPEGRYEYKYIVDGEWTYNEFELVTTPNKDGHVNNFLHVVNSDPNSANGEARKRLTSDDPDLTKEERIKIRRFLES, encoded by the exons ATGAATTGTCTTCAGAATCTTCCGAG ATCCTATGCCTTGCCATTTCAAGGTTTCAAGTGCAATCCAAGAAAACTACTTTCTTGTTCCCTTAATATGATG GGCGGGATGAACTCGAGTAATGTACCGCGGAGTATGGTAGTTAAG GCAATTCCTGGTTCCACATCAAGTGAAAAAACGAGTAACTCTGACTCAGAGGGGAAAAAATCTGAGACATATAGTCATGATATGACAGAAGCTATGGGCGCTG TTTTGACTTATAGGCATGAATTGGGAATGAACTACAACTTTATCCGTCCAGACCTAATTGTAGGCTCATGTCTGCAG ACTCCTGAAGACGTTGACAAGTTACGTAAGATCGGAGTTAAAACGATATTTTGCTTGCAGCAAGACCCAGATTTGGA ATATTTTGGGGTTGATATTGGCGCCATTCAAGATTATGCCAAGAAATGTGGTGATATTGAACACATACGTGCTCAAATAAG GGACTTCGATGCATTTGATTTACGGATGAGGCTTCCGGCTGTGGTTAGTATGTTGCATAAGGCCGTAAATCGGAATGGAGGTGTAACATATATCCATTGTACCGCTGGACTTGGAAGAGCTCCTGCTGTTGCG TTGGCATATATGTTCTGGGTTCAAGGCTATAAACTTAGCGAAGCTCACAGAGAACTGCTG AGCAAACGCTCATGCTTCCCTAAATTGGAGGCCATCAAAAGTGCTACTGCTGATATT CTCACGGATCTCAAGAAGGAGCTTGTCACTTTGTCATGGGAAGACAGAAAGTGCTCTACAGTGGAAGTTTCTGGACTTGATATAGGTTGGGGCCAG AGAATGCCTTTGAAGTTTGACGAAGAGAATGGTTCATGGACTCTTCAGAGAGAACTTCCG GAAGGACGCTATGAGTACAAATATATAGTTGATGGTGAATGGACCTACAATGAGTTTGAACTGGTAACAACCCCTAACAAAGATGGCCATGTCAACAATTTTCTTCAT GTTGTGAACAGTGACCCAAACAGCGCAAATGGAGAAGCTCGGAAGAGGCTGACTAGTGACGATCCTGATCTTACGAAAGAAGAACGGATTAAGATTAGACGGTTTCTGGAGTCCTAA